One genomic segment of Pseudomonas fortuita includes these proteins:
- a CDS encoding DUF1127 domain-containing protein, giving the protein MKGHVSSIQQPAFSLNHLWHAALQRPARWLQLYRQRQELASLSDATLHDLGLSRADIQQEAERHFWDDPLRK; this is encoded by the coding sequence ATGAAAGGTCATGTCAGCAGCATCCAGCAACCTGCCTTTTCCCTGAACCACCTGTGGCATGCGGCCCTGCAGCGTCCGGCGCGCTGGCTGCAGCTGTACCGCCAGCGCCAGGAGCTGGCCAGCCTCAGTGACGCAACCTTGCACGACTTGGGGTTGAGCCGGGCGGATATCCAGCAAGAGGCCGAGCGGCATTTCTGGGATGATCCGCTGAGGAAGTGA
- a CDS encoding class II 3-deoxy-7-phosphoheptulonate synthase, with protein sequence MNRPWSPDSWRALPIQQQPTYPDAAHLLKVEQTLASYPPLVFAGEARELRRQFAEVTEGRAFLLQGGDCAESFAEFSAAKIRDTFKVLLQMAIVMTFAAGCPVVKVGRMAGQFAKPRSSGDETIGDITLPAYRGDIVNGIGFDAKSRIPDPERLLQAYHQATASLNLLRAFAQGGFADLHQVHKWNLDFIANSALADKYHQLANRIDETLAFMRACGLDSAPQLRETSFFTAHEALLLNYEEAFVRQDSLTGDYYDCSAHMLWIGDRTRQLDGAHVEFLRGVHNPIGVKVGPSMNPEELIRLIDTLNPANDPGRLNLIVRMGASKVGDHLPGLIRTVEREGRKVLWSSDPMHGNTIKASSGYKTRDFAQILDEVKQFFQVHQAEGSHAGGIHIEMTGQNVTECIGGARPITEDALSDRYHTHCDPRMNADQSLELAFLIAETLKQVRR encoded by the coding sequence ATGAACCGACCGTGGAGCCCTGACAGCTGGCGCGCCCTGCCGATCCAGCAGCAACCGACCTACCCCGATGCTGCGCACCTGCTGAAGGTTGAACAGACCCTCGCCAGCTACCCGCCGCTGGTGTTCGCGGGCGAGGCACGCGAGCTGCGCAGGCAGTTTGCCGAGGTTACCGAAGGCCGCGCCTTCCTGCTGCAAGGTGGCGACTGCGCCGAGAGCTTCGCCGAGTTCTCGGCGGCAAAAATCCGCGACACCTTCAAGGTGCTGCTGCAGATGGCCATTGTGATGACCTTTGCTGCCGGCTGCCCGGTGGTGAAGGTGGGGCGCATGGCCGGGCAGTTTGCCAAGCCGCGCTCCTCGGGCGATGAAACCATTGGCGACATCACCCTGCCCGCCTACCGCGGCGACATCGTCAACGGCATCGGTTTCGACGCCAAAAGCCGCATCCCCGACCCGGAGCGCCTGCTGCAGGCCTATCACCAGGCCACCGCCAGCCTCAATCTGCTGCGCGCCTTCGCCCAGGGCGGGTTTGCCGACCTGCACCAAGTGCACAAGTGGAACCTGGATTTCATCGCCAACTCGGCACTGGCCGACAAGTACCACCAACTGGCCAACCGCATCGACGAAACACTGGCATTCATGCGTGCCTGCGGCCTGGACAGCGCGCCGCAACTGCGCGAAACCAGCTTCTTCACTGCCCACGAAGCGCTGCTGTTGAACTATGAAGAAGCCTTCGTGCGCCAGGACAGCCTGACCGGCGACTACTACGACTGCTCGGCGCACATGCTGTGGATAGGCGACCGCACCCGCCAGCTCGACGGCGCCCACGTGGAGTTTTTGCGCGGCGTGCACAACCCGATCGGGGTCAAGGTCGGCCCGAGCATGAACCCCGAAGAGCTGATCCGCCTGATCGACACGCTGAACCCGGCCAACGACCCCGGGCGCCTGAACCTGATAGTGCGCATGGGCGCGAGCAAGGTTGGCGACCACCTGCCGGGGCTGATCCGCACCGTCGAGCGCGAGGGGCGCAAGGTGCTGTGGAGCTCCGACCCGATGCACGGCAATACCATCAAGGCCAGCAGCGGCTACAAGACGCGCGACTTTGCGCAGATCCTGGATGAGGTGAAGCAGTTCTTCCAGGTGCACCAGGCCGAGGGCAGCCATGCTGGCGGCATTCATATCGAGATGACCGGGCAGAATGTCACCGAATGCATCGGTGGCGCCCGGCCGATTACCGAGGATGCGTTGTCTGACCGGTATCACACCCATTGTGATCCGCGGATGAATGCCGATCAGTCGCTGGAACTGGCGTTTTTGATTGCCGAGACGTTGAAGCAAGTCCGGCGGTGA
- a CDS encoding spermidine synthase produces the protein MTAEREERLLARVEDAFGVISVYEVDDYRFLEFGDAIEQSCVFTADPSWLEYDYTRAMLVGALCHEQPESALFLGLGAGTLTQACMKFLPLEDIEAIELRPDVPRLAMEHLGLDDDPRLYVRIGDAIELLPTAEKADLLFVDLYTDHGPGVGHLAWKFLENCQQQLNPGGWLVINQWATDDGKPLGAALLRGLYHRHYWELPVKEGNVILLVPADLEQVLDLEGLRARAEALAPQLGYSLDGLIKEIRPAT, from the coding sequence ATGACGGCGGAACGGGAAGAGCGGCTACTGGCACGGGTAGAGGACGCTTTTGGCGTCATCAGCGTGTATGAAGTCGACGACTACCGCTTTCTGGAATTCGGCGATGCCATCGAGCAGAGCTGTGTGTTCACGGCCGACCCCAGCTGGCTGGAGTACGACTACACCCGCGCCATGCTGGTGGGGGCGTTGTGCCATGAACAGCCGGAGAGCGCGCTGTTTCTTGGCCTGGGTGCCGGCACGCTGACCCAGGCCTGCATGAAGTTCCTGCCACTTGAAGACATCGAGGCCATCGAGCTGCGCCCGGACGTACCGCGCCTGGCCATGGAGCACCTGGGCCTGGATGATGACCCTCGGTTGTACGTGCGCATCGGTGATGCCATCGAGTTGCTGCCCACGGCGGAGAAGGCCGACCTGTTGTTTGTCGACCTGTACACCGACCATGGGCCGGGCGTGGGGCACCTGGCATGGAAATTCCTGGAAAACTGCCAGCAGCAACTGAACCCGGGCGGCTGGCTGGTAATCAACCAGTGGGCTACCGACGACGGCAAGCCGCTGGGCGCGGCATTGCTGCGCGGGCTGTACCATCGGCATTACTGGGAGCTGCCGGTGAAGGAGGGTAATGTGATCTTGCTGGTGCCGGCTGATCTTGAGCAGGTGCTGGATCTGGAGGGGTTGCGTGCCCGGGCCGAGGCACTGGCGCCGCAGCTGGGTTATAGCCTGGATGGGTTGATCAAAGAGATTCGGCCAGCAACTTGA
- a CDS encoding DODA-type extradiol aromatic ring-opening family dioxygenase, which translates to MLPSLFISHGSPMLALHPGASGPALAGLANSLPRPKAIVVVSAHWESRELLVTSSAQPETWHDFYGFPPALYAVQYPAPGEPSLAGQVSELLKAAGLPARLDAQRPFDHGAWVPLSLMYPDASIPVVQVSLPSHMGPALQVKVGQALANLRAEGILLVGSGSITHNLGELDWHAGPDVIEPWALAFRDWVVERLQEDDQAALLDYRKQAPHAVRNHPSDEHLLPLFFALGAGSRFGVVHQGFTLGALGMDVYRFD; encoded by the coding sequence ATGCTGCCCAGCCTGTTCATTTCCCATGGTTCGCCCATGCTCGCCCTGCACCCGGGTGCCAGCGGGCCGGCCTTGGCCGGGCTGGCCAACAGCCTGCCACGCCCCAAGGCAATCGTGGTGGTGTCAGCGCACTGGGAAAGCCGTGAACTGCTGGTAACCAGCAGTGCACAGCCAGAAACCTGGCACGACTTCTACGGCTTTCCACCGGCATTGTATGCGGTGCAATACCCGGCGCCGGGCGAGCCTTCCCTGGCAGGCCAGGTCAGCGAGTTGCTGAAGGCTGCGGGGCTGCCAGCCCGGCTGGACGCCCAGCGGCCGTTCGACCACGGCGCCTGGGTACCGCTGTCGCTGATGTACCCGGACGCAAGCATTCCGGTGGTGCAGGTTTCCCTGCCCAGCCACATGGGGCCTGCGCTGCAGGTGAAGGTGGGCCAGGCGCTGGCGAACTTGCGTGCCGAGGGCATCTTGCTGGTGGGTTCGGGCAGCATCACCCATAACCTGGGGGAACTGGACTGGCATGCAGGGCCGGATGTGATCGAGCCATGGGCGCTGGCGTTCAGGGATTGGGTGGTGGAGCGGCTGCAGGAAGATGACCAAGCGGCATTGCTGGATTACCGGAAGCAGGCGCCACATGCTGTGCGTAACCATCCCAGTGATGAGCATTTGCTGCCGCTGTTCTTTGCCCTGGGGGCTGGGAGCAGGTTTGGCGTGGTGCATCAGGGGTTTACCCTAGGGGCGCTGGGGATGGATGTATATCGGTTCGACTGA
- a CDS encoding thiopurine S-methyltransferase, producing the protein MEPAFWHKRWVDNQIGFHQGQVNSYLQAHWPSLGLESGSRVLVPLCGKSLDLIWLAGQGYRVLGVELSRRAVEDFFGEHGLEAEVQQRGDFEVWRSGDVELWCGDFFALRAQDIGDCVGLYDRAALIALPAQMRAMYMQALTALLPANCRGLVVTLDYDQSLLPGPPFSVGDAEVRQGFAGWQLHELEAVEVIQESPKFVQAGVSSLLERVYRLGR; encoded by the coding sequence ATGGAGCCAGCTTTCTGGCACAAGCGGTGGGTCGATAACCAGATCGGCTTTCATCAGGGGCAGGTCAATTCGTACCTGCAGGCGCACTGGCCGTCACTCGGCCTTGAGTCTGGTAGCCGAGTGCTGGTGCCGCTGTGCGGCAAAAGCCTGGATTTGATCTGGCTGGCCGGGCAGGGGTACCGAGTGTTGGGTGTGGAGCTGTCGCGGCGCGCGGTAGAGGATTTCTTCGGCGAGCACGGGCTTGAAGCCGAGGTGCAGCAGCGCGGGGACTTCGAAGTTTGGCGCAGTGGTGACGTGGAGCTGTGGTGTGGTGATTTCTTTGCGTTGCGTGCGCAGGATATAGGCGACTGCGTGGGGCTGTATGACCGGGCGGCGCTGATTGCGCTGCCGGCGCAAATGCGCGCGATGTACATGCAGGCGCTGACGGCTTTGCTGCCGGCCAATTGCCGGGGTTTGGTGGTGACCCTGGATTATGATCAGTCACTGCTGCCCGGGCCGCCGTTTTCAGTCGGGGACGCAGAGGTGCGGCAGGGGTTTGCAGGGTGGCAGCTGCATGAGCTGGAGGCGGTAGAGGTGATTCAGGAGAGCCCCAAGTTTGTGCAGGCCGGGGTTTCCAGTCTGTTGGAGCGGGTTTACCGGCTTGGCCGGTAA
- the htpX gene encoding protease HtpX translates to MMRILLFVATNLAVVLVASITLSLFGFNGFMAANGVDLNLSSLLVFCAVFGFAGSLVSLFISKWMAKMSTGTQIISQPRTRHEQWLLQTVEELSREAGIKMPEVGIFPAYEANAFATGWNRNDALVAVSQGLLERFSPDEVRAVLAHEIGHVANGDMVTLALVQGVVNTFVMFFARIIGNFVDKVIFKNEEGQGIAYYVATIVAELILGILASMIVMWFSRRREYRADEAGAQLAGTSAMIGALQRLRVEQGLPVHMPDTMKAFGINGGLKHGLAGLLMSHPPLEDRIEALRRRG, encoded by the coding sequence ATGATGCGCATTCTGTTGTTTGTGGCCACCAACCTTGCGGTGGTGCTGGTTGCAAGCATTACCCTGAGCCTGTTCGGTTTCAACGGGTTCATGGCCGCCAACGGGGTCGACCTGAACCTCAGCAGCCTGCTGGTGTTCTGCGCCGTGTTCGGCTTTGCCGGCTCCCTCGTCTCGCTGTTCATCTCCAAGTGGATGGCAAAGATGAGCACCGGCACCCAGATCATCAGCCAGCCGCGCACCCGCCACGAGCAGTGGCTGTTGCAAACGGTCGAAGAGCTCTCCCGTGAAGCGGGTATCAAAATGCCCGAGGTGGGTATCTTCCCGGCGTACGAGGCCAACGCCTTCGCCACCGGCTGGAACCGCAACGACGCATTGGTAGCCGTGTCCCAGGGCCTGCTGGAGCGTTTCTCGCCCGATGAAGTGCGGGCGGTGCTGGCCCACGAAATCGGCCACGTGGCCAATGGCGACATGGTCACCCTGGCGCTGGTACAGGGCGTGGTGAACACCTTCGTGATGTTCTTCGCACGCATCATCGGCAACTTCGTCGACAAGGTCATCTTCAAGAACGAAGAAGGCCAAGGCATTGCCTACTACGTGGCGACCATCGTTGCCGAGCTGATCCTGGGCATCCTGGCCAGCATGATCGTGATGTGGTTCTCGCGCCGCCGCGAGTACCGCGCCGACGAAGCCGGTGCGCAACTGGCTGGCACCTCGGCCATGATCGGCGCCCTGCAGCGCCTGCGCGTGGAACAAGGCCTGCCAGTGCACATGCCAGACACCATGAAGGCCTTTGGCATCAACGGTGGCCTCAAGCACGGCCTGGCCGGGCTGCTGATGAGCCACCCGCCCCTGGAAGACCGTATCGAGGCCCTGCGCCGTCGCGGTTGA
- a CDS encoding pyridoxal phosphate-dependent aminotransferase, translated as MQFSKSNKLANVCYDIRGPVLKHAKRLEEEGHRILKLNIGNPAPFGFEAPDEILQDVIRNLPTAQGYSDSKGLFSARKAVMQYCQQKEIEGVTIEDIYLGNGVSELIVMSMQALLNNGDEVLIPAPDYPLWTAAVSLAGGKPVHYLCDEQADWFPDLEDIKAKITPNTKALVIINPNNPTGAVYSRELLLGMLELARQHNLVVFSDEIYDKILYDEAVHISTASLAPDLLCLTFNGLSKSYRVAGFRSGWLIISGPKHHALSYIEGIDMLANMRLCANVPAQHAIQTALGGYQSINDLVLPPGRLLEQRNRTYELLNDIPGVSCVKPMGALYAFPRIDPKVCPILNDEKFALDLLLSEKLLIVQGTAFNWPWPDHFRVVTLPRVDDLEAAIGRIGNFLRTYSQ; from the coding sequence ATGCAGTTCAGCAAATCGAACAAGCTCGCCAATGTCTGCTATGACATTCGCGGCCCAGTGCTCAAGCACGCCAAGCGCCTGGAAGAGGAAGGCCACCGCATCCTCAAGCTGAACATCGGCAACCCAGCGCCGTTTGGCTTCGAGGCGCCCGATGAAATCCTCCAGGATGTGATCCGCAACCTGCCCACCGCGCAGGGCTACAGCGACTCCAAAGGCCTGTTCAGCGCACGCAAGGCCGTGATGCAGTACTGCCAGCAGAAGGAAATCGAAGGCGTCACCATTGAGGACATCTACCTCGGTAACGGCGTTTCCGAGCTGATTGTCATGTCGATGCAGGCGCTGCTGAACAACGGCGACGAAGTGCTGATCCCGGCCCCCGACTACCCGCTGTGGACGGCCGCCGTAAGCCTGGCCGGGGGCAAGCCGGTGCACTACCTGTGCGACGAGCAGGCCGACTGGTTCCCCGACCTTGAAGACATCAAGGCCAAGATCACCCCGAACACCAAGGCCCTGGTGATCATCAACCCGAACAACCCGACCGGCGCGGTGTACTCCAGGGAGCTGCTGCTGGGTATGCTGGAGCTGGCCCGCCAGCACAACCTGGTGGTGTTCTCCGACGAAATCTACGACAAGATTTTGTACGATGAAGCGGTACACATCAGCACCGCCTCGCTGGCACCAGACCTGCTGTGCCTGACTTTCAACGGCCTGTCCAAGTCTTACCGGGTGGCGGGCTTCCGTTCCGGCTGGCTGATCATCTCCGGGCCCAAGCACCACGCGCTCAGCTACATCGAAGGCATCGACATGCTGGCGAACATGCGCCTGTGCGCCAACGTGCCGGCCCAGCATGCCATCCAGACCGCACTGGGCGGCTACCAGAGCATCAACGACCTGGTGCTGCCGCCAGGCCGCCTGCTGGAGCAGCGCAACCGTACCTACGAGCTGCTAAACGATATCCCGGGTGTAAGCTGCGTGAAGCCGATGGGTGCGCTGTATGCCTTCCCGCGGATCGACCCGAAGGTGTGCCCGATCCTCAACGACGAGAAGTTCGCCCTGGACCTGCTGCTGTCGGAAAAGCTGCTGATCGTACAAGGTACGGCGTTCAACTGGCCGTGGCCGGACCACTTCCGCGTGGTGACCTTGCCGCGGGTGGATGACCTGGAAGCGGCGATTGGCCGGATCGGCAATTTCCTGCGGACGTATTCGCAGTAA
- the msrB gene encoding peptide-methionine (R)-S-oxide reductase MsrB produces MQKIEKTLEQWRSMLDPEQYQVCRLKGTERPFSGKYNSERRDGIYHCICCNAKLFDAQTKFDSGCGWPSFYAPIEDSAMIEIRDTSHGMIRTEVTCARCDAHLGHVFPDGPPPTGLRYCINSVCIDLRPRD; encoded by the coding sequence ATGCAAAAGATCGAAAAAACCCTGGAGCAATGGCGGTCGATGCTCGACCCCGAGCAGTACCAGGTATGCCGCCTAAAAGGCACTGAGCGGCCGTTCAGCGGCAAGTACAACAGCGAGCGCCGAGACGGCATCTACCATTGCATCTGCTGCAACGCGAAACTGTTCGATGCGCAGACCAAGTTCGATTCCGGCTGCGGCTGGCCCAGCTTCTACGCGCCGATCGAAGACAGTGCGATGATCGAGATCCGTGACACCTCCCACGGCATGATCCGTACCGAAGTCACCTGTGCCCGCTGCGACGCGCACCTGGGCCACGTGTTCCCCGATGGCCCGCCACCGACTGGCCTGCGCTACTGTATCAACTCGGTGTGCATCGACTTGCGCCCGCGCGACTGA
- a CDS encoding glutathione peroxidase, which produces MAGSMLDIPCVTLGGEQKKLGDFPGKALLVVNTASQCGFTPQYKGLEQLWQAYRERGLVVLGFPCNQFGKQEPGDARDIAQFCERNFGVSFPLFRKVEVNGPGAHPLFVELKQRAPGILGSQKIKWNFTKFLVDPASGQVSRYAPTTKPQALATDIERLLSR; this is translated from the coding sequence ATGGCTGGATCGATGCTGGACATCCCCTGCGTGACCCTGGGCGGCGAGCAAAAGAAGCTCGGCGACTTCCCGGGCAAGGCGTTGCTGGTGGTCAATACCGCCAGCCAGTGCGGCTTTACCCCGCAGTACAAGGGCCTGGAGCAACTGTGGCAGGCCTACCGCGAGCGCGGCCTGGTGGTGCTGGGCTTTCCCTGCAACCAGTTCGGCAAGCAGGAGCCGGGCGACGCGCGGGACATTGCGCAGTTCTGCGAACGCAACTTTGGCGTGAGCTTCCCGCTGTTTCGCAAGGTCGAAGTCAACGGCCCAGGCGCCCACCCGTTGTTCGTCGAGCTCAAGCAGCGCGCACCGGGCATTTTGGGCAGCCAGAAGATCAAGTGGAACTTCACCAAGTTCCTGGTCGACCCGGCCAGCGGCCAGGTGTCGCGTTATGCACCCACTACCAAGCCACAGGCCTTGGCAACAGACATCGAGCGCCTGCTTAGCCGCTGA
- a CDS encoding hybrid sensor histidine kinase/response regulator, protein MLAQRKERETGSGLMDIKFTNRLSYKQARLTVLVGFILGTLLSLIQIGIDYASEDASINREVNALLQISHNPASRIAYNIDSELALELTRGLLQSPAIIRARLIDNNDTVLADVERPRLQHRYRPLSDFLFGEQRQFKERLYLTHMPEENLGTLYLDVDTFAFGSRFLERAGITLLNGFARSLVLTGILLALFYMMLTKPLVTVIGALSGSDPRKPRQTRLDCPHGHEHDEIGVLVKVANQQFVSMATEIEQRRTAENRLTQYLNELEDIVSARTNELKASNNSLSLSNQELEEARRRALDMAQARAAFLANMSHEIRTPLNGMLGMIALALDSPLPSEQRQQLAIAHDSGKVLVELLNDILDLSKFDAGQLELERIPFDMGSMVEDTANLLSQNTAQSVELTCLIARDFPSSVLGDPTRVRQIVSNLLSNALKFTRFGRVDVRLVTIVGGVRLEVRDTGIGIPEDAQARIFQPFTQAGAGITRQYGGTGLGLALTRNLCKAMQGHLHIRSEAGFGSCFSAELPLVVHTEAIAPLPLHGRVAALSDAGSGLNELLQGLLPAWGLTYQRHDSSATLAATAMDLLITDDVERLFELRQTLKTPILLVTAYGNFLSSEQSAALAPLHQLARPLARNALYQTLRRTLQGFDPEHPLASPAISLEAGRARILLVEDNPVNQLVAKGMLAKLGCQVQLATQGAEALEQLERDDFDLVLMDCNMPVMDGYEASRRIRQSGRWPNLPIVALTANAMPEERERCRTAGMNDYLAKPFRREELLALIDHWVPLSG, encoded by the coding sequence ATGCTTGCGCAGCGCAAGGAACGGGAAACCGGCTCGGGACTCATGGATATCAAGTTCACCAATCGCCTGTCATACAAGCAAGCCCGGTTGACAGTCCTGGTCGGCTTCATCCTGGGAACATTGCTCAGTCTCATCCAGATCGGCATCGATTATGCCAGCGAAGATGCGTCCATCAACCGTGAAGTGAATGCGTTGCTGCAAATCAGCCACAACCCGGCCTCGCGCATCGCCTACAACATCGACTCGGAGCTGGCGCTGGAGCTGACCCGCGGCTTGTTGCAGTCGCCGGCCATCATCCGTGCGCGGCTGATCGACAACAACGACACCGTGCTGGCCGACGTCGAGCGGCCCAGGCTGCAACACCGCTACCGGCCGCTGAGCGACTTCCTGTTCGGCGAGCAGCGCCAGTTCAAGGAACGCTTGTACCTGACCCACATGCCAGAGGAAAACCTGGGCACCCTGTACCTGGACGTCGACACCTTTGCCTTCGGCAGCCGCTTTCTCGAACGCGCCGGCATCACCCTGCTCAACGGTTTTGCCCGTAGCCTGGTGCTGACCGGCATTCTGCTGGCGCTGTTCTACATGATGCTGACCAAGCCACTGGTCACGGTGATCGGCGCGCTCAGCGGCAGCGACCCGCGCAAACCCCGGCAAACCCGCCTGGACTGCCCGCACGGCCACGAGCACGACGAAATTGGCGTGCTGGTGAAAGTCGCCAACCAGCAGTTCGTCAGCATGGCCACCGAGATCGAGCAGCGGCGCACCGCCGAAAACCGCCTTACCCAGTACCTGAACGAACTGGAAGACATCGTCTCGGCACGCACCAACGAGTTGAAGGCCAGCAACAACAGCCTGAGCCTGTCCAACCAGGAGCTGGAAGAAGCGCGCCGCCGCGCGCTGGACATGGCCCAGGCGCGTGCGGCGTTCCTGGCCAACATGAGCCACGAAATCCGCACCCCGCTAAACGGCATGCTCGGCATGATCGCCCTGGCCCTGGACAGCCCGCTACCCAGCGAGCAGCGCCAGCAACTGGCGATTGCCCACGACTCGGGCAAAGTACTGGTGGAGTTGCTGAACGATATCCTCGACCTGTCCAAGTTCGATGCCGGCCAGCTGGAGCTGGAACGCATTCCGTTCGACATGGGTTCGATGGTGGAGGACACCGCCAACCTGCTGTCTCAGAACACCGCACAGAGCGTGGAACTGACCTGCCTGATTGCCCGTGACTTCCCCAGCAGTGTGCTCGGCGACCCCACGCGGGTGCGGCAGATCGTCAGCAATCTGCTGTCCAACGCACTGAAGTTCACCCGCTTCGGCCGCGTCGATGTGCGCCTGGTGACTATCGTCGGCGGTGTCCGGCTAGAGGTGCGTGATACCGGCATCGGCATCCCTGAAGACGCCCAGGCACGGATCTTCCAGCCGTTTACCCAGGCCGGCGCCGGCATCACCCGCCAGTACGGCGGCACCGGCCTGGGCCTGGCGCTGACGCGCAACCTGTGCAAGGCCATGCAAGGCCATTTGCACATTCGCTCCGAAGCGGGCTTTGGCAGCTGCTTCAGCGCCGAGCTGCCGCTGGTCGTGCACACTGAAGCCATCGCACCGTTGCCGCTGCATGGGCGTGTGGCCGCCCTGAGCGATGCAGGCAGCGGGCTCAACGAACTGTTACAGGGCCTGCTGCCCGCCTGGGGTTTGACCTACCAGCGGCATGACAGCAGCGCGACGCTAGCCGCCACCGCGATGGACCTGCTGATCACCGACGACGTAGAGCGCCTGTTCGAACTGCGCCAAACGCTGAAAACCCCCATCTTGCTGGTGACCGCCTACGGCAACTTCCTGTCCAGCGAGCAATCCGCCGCCCTCGCCCCACTCCATCAACTGGCCCGGCCACTGGCGCGCAACGCCCTGTACCAGACCCTGCGCCGCACCCTGCAAGGCTTCGACCCCGAGCACCCGCTGGCCAGCCCGGCCATCAGCCTGGAGGCAGGCCGCGCGCGCATCTTGCTGGTGGAAGACAACCCCGTGAACCAGTTAGTGGCCAAGGGCATGCTGGCCAAGCTCGGCTGCCAGGTGCAACTGGCCACGCAGGGCGCCGAGGCCCTGGAGCAGCTGGAACGGGATGACTTCGACCTGGTGCTGATGGACTGCAACATGCCAGTGATGGACGGTTACGAAGCCAGCCGACGCATCCGCCAGAGCGGCCGCTGGCCCAACCTGCCAATCGTCGCCCTCACCGCCAACGCCATGCCCGAGGAGCGCGAGCGCTGCCGGACCGCGGGCATGAACGACTACCTGGCCAAGCCATTTCGCCGCGAAGAGCTACTGGCGCTGATCGATCACTGGGTTCCGCTCAGCGGCTAA
- a CDS encoding ATP-binding protein, whose protein sequence is MDARLIAFLDRAESVLARLEPLLPAQRPNIDWGTTLAARWQRDGRSGYLLPLEVSLDIRLTDLIGVDQQRDQLGRNTHQFINGLPANHALLWGSRGTGKSSLVRALLAEHASAGLRLIEIERDHLADLPRVVEQLQKLPQRFILFCDDLSFEAGEGDYRVLKSVLDGSLEQAPDNVLLYATSNRRHLVPEKESDNENWKRVDGELHPSEAVEDKIALSDRFGLWLSFYPFTQDHFLNVVEHWIGQLARPAGLAWQRSEALDILAVRWATGRGNRNGRCAYQFARYWVGLQLLEQSK, encoded by the coding sequence ATGGACGCTCGCTTGATTGCTTTTCTGGACCGCGCCGAATCGGTACTGGCGCGCCTTGAGCCCCTGTTACCGGCACAGCGCCCGAACATCGACTGGGGCACCACCCTGGCCGCGCGCTGGCAGCGCGATGGCCGCAGCGGTTATCTGCTGCCACTGGAAGTCAGCCTGGACATCCGCCTGACCGACCTGATCGGCGTCGACCAGCAGCGCGACCAGCTGGGCCGCAACACCCACCAGTTCATCAACGGCCTGCCGGCCAACCACGCGCTGCTGTGGGGCTCGCGCGGTACTGGCAAGTCGTCGCTGGTGCGCGCCTTGCTGGCCGAGCATGCCAGCGCCGGCCTGCGCCTGATCGAAATTGAACGCGACCACCTGGCCGACCTGCCACGGGTGGTCGAGCAGCTGCAGAAGCTGCCACAACGCTTCATCCTGTTCTGTGACGACTTGTCGTTCGAGGCCGGGGAGGGCGACTACCGGGTACTCAAAAGCGTGCTCGACGGCTCGCTGGAGCAGGCGCCGGACAACGTGCTGCTGTACGCCACCTCCAACCGCCGCCACCTGGTGCCCGAAAAAGAAAGCGACAACGAAAACTGGAAGCGCGTAGATGGCGAACTGCACCCCAGCGAAGCGGTGGAGGACAAGATTGCCCTGTCTGACCGCTTTGGCCTGTGGCTGTCGTTCTACCCGTTTACCCAGGACCACTTCCTGAATGTTGTCGAGCACTGGATTGGCCAGTTGGCACGGCCTGCCGGGCTTGCCTGGCAGCGCTCTGAAGCACTCGACATCCTCGCCGTGCGCTGGGCCACCGGCCGCGGTAACCGTAATGGCCGTTGTGCCTATCAGTTCGCCCGCTATTGGGTCGGGCTGCAATTGCTGGAGCAAAGTAAATGA
- a CDS encoding GAF domain-containing protein — translation MIDLNASGAGLDGYHLLAAQVQALFADERDFIANAAQFSAFLYNQVDDLNWAGFYLNRNEQLVLGPFQGQVACVRIPFGKGVCGAAAATRQTQRVEDVHAFPGHITCDSASNSELVIPLVKAGRLIGVLDLDSPKVGRFSEADQAGLERLAAIFLELTDC, via the coding sequence ATGATCGACCTTAATGCCAGTGGCGCCGGCCTCGACGGCTACCACCTGCTGGCGGCGCAAGTGCAGGCGCTGTTTGCCGACGAGCGTGACTTCATCGCCAATGCCGCACAGTTTTCGGCGTTTCTGTACAACCAGGTGGACGACCTGAACTGGGCGGGGTTCTACCTCAACCGCAACGAACAGCTGGTGCTGGGCCCGTTCCAGGGCCAGGTGGCGTGCGTGCGCATTCCGTTCGGCAAGGGCGTGTGCGGTGCAGCGGCGGCAACGCGCCAGACCCAGCGGGTAGAGGACGTGCATGCGTTTCCGGGGCACATTACCTGTGACAGCGCGTCCAACAGCGAGCTGGTGATCCCGTTGGTGAAGGCGGGGCGGTTGATTGGTGTGCTGGACCTGGATAGCCCGAAGGTTGGGCGGTTCAGCGAGGCAGACCAGGCGGGGCTGGAACGCTTGGCGGCGATCTTCCTGGAGCTGACAGACTGCTGA